A window from Cryobacterium sp. PAMC25264 encodes these proteins:
- a CDS encoding DivIVA domain-containing protein, with amino-acid sequence MSTTFPRSSKKAPGYNLKQVEEFLESTRQAYDGADGPEQLTSADIRHTAFSMQKGGYSPEHVDAALERLEDAFALRERERATSVAGSQAWLEDARSTAQVLINRLGRPSGHRFSRTSIFSTGYNRADVDSLSAKLVSYFQDGTTVTVDDVRTAVFRPQRAGYREAQVDLVLDSVVDVMLAVR; translated from the coding sequence GTGAGCACAACGTTTCCGCGATCCAGCAAGAAAGCCCCCGGCTACAACCTCAAGCAGGTTGAAGAGTTCCTCGAGTCGACCCGCCAGGCGTACGACGGCGCGGACGGTCCGGAGCAGCTGACCAGCGCCGACATCCGCCACACCGCTTTCAGCATGCAGAAGGGCGGATACTCGCCCGAACACGTGGACGCCGCGCTCGAGCGCCTCGAAGACGCGTTCGCGCTGCGGGAACGCGAACGAGCCACCAGCGTGGCCGGGTCGCAGGCCTGGCTCGAGGATGCGCGCAGCACCGCGCAGGTTCTCATCAACCGGCTCGGCCGGCCGTCCGGTCACCGGTTCTCACGAACGAGCATCTTCAGCACGGGTTACAACCGGGCCGATGTCGACAGCCTGTCGGCCAAGCTCGTCAGCTACTTCCAGGACGGGACGACCGTCACCGTCGACGACGTGCGCACGGCAGTGTTCCGGCCCCAGCGTGCGGGCTACCGCGAGGCTCAGGTGGACCTGGTTCTGGACAGCGTCGTCGACGTCATGCTCGCCGTTCGGTGA
- a CDS encoding phosphatidate cytidylyltransferase encodes MTDDPGPTKPPHRGRGASRAEFRAQVQSTKADIERQVQATKAQLDATNERIEARTGRNLILATLIGLVLGGSMLVSLIFIKELFMIVAFVIVGFTSFELAQALRHGGRNVPRIPVLISAVAVVPAAFYGDAAGQWLATLGGIAFIALWRVAMLVLPAHRAPAKIVLGDIGGGFLIQVYVVFLASFAVLLVTQEGGQWWTLAFLLLVISADTAAYAAGLSFGKHRMVPTISPKKTWEGFAGAAIVCMVVGILLAIFMLDEPWWFGPIFGTVILITATFGDLAESLIKRDLGIKDMSSWLPGHGGFLDRLDSILPSAAAAYALYLIFA; translated from the coding sequence ATGACGGACGATCCAGGGCCCACCAAGCCACCTCACCGGGGACGCGGCGCATCCCGGGCCGAGTTCCGGGCGCAGGTGCAGTCCACGAAGGCCGACATCGAGCGGCAGGTGCAGGCGACCAAGGCCCAGCTCGACGCAACGAATGAGCGCATCGAGGCCCGCACCGGGCGCAACCTGATCCTCGCGACCCTGATCGGGCTCGTGCTGGGCGGGTCGATGCTGGTGAGTCTGATCTTCATCAAAGAACTCTTCATGATCGTCGCCTTCGTCATCGTGGGCTTCACCTCGTTCGAACTCGCCCAGGCCCTGCGGCACGGCGGCCGGAACGTCCCGCGCATTCCGGTGCTCATCTCTGCGGTCGCCGTGGTGCCCGCCGCCTTCTACGGGGATGCCGCCGGGCAATGGCTGGCGACCCTGGGCGGCATCGCATTCATCGCACTGTGGCGGGTGGCCATGCTCGTGCTTCCGGCGCACCGGGCGCCAGCCAAGATCGTGCTCGGCGATATCGGTGGCGGATTCCTGATCCAGGTCTACGTCGTTTTCCTGGCCAGCTTCGCGGTGCTCCTGGTCACCCAGGAGGGCGGCCAGTGGTGGACCCTCGCGTTCCTGCTCCTGGTCATCTCGGCCGACACCGCCGCGTACGCCGCCGGCCTGTCCTTCGGCAAGCACCGCATGGTGCCCACCATCAGCCCGAAGAAGACCTGGGAAGGCTTCGCAGGCGCGGCCATCGTCTGCATGGTCGTGGGTATCCTCCTGGCCATCTTCATGCTCGACGAACCCTGGTGGTTCGGCCCGATCTTCGGCACCGTGATCCTGATCACCGCGACGTTCGGCGACCTCGCCGAATCGCTCATCAAACGGGATCTGGGCATCAAGGACATGAGCTCGTGGCTGCCCGGACACGGCGGCTTCCTCGACCGCCTCGACTCGATCCTTCCGTCCGCCGCCGCGGCTTACGCCCTGTACCTGATTTTCGCGTGA
- the frr gene encoding ribosome recycling factor — protein MITDVLSDTTQRMTKAVESAKEDFATVRTGRANPQMFQKILVDYYGTPTPLGQLASLQNQEARTLLITPYDKSALRDIENAIRDTPNLGANLGNDGIVIRASLPELTNDRRKEYVKIVKTKGEDAKVSVRNLRRKAKDDLDALKSEVGDDDVARAEKELEQITKTHIDQIDDALKRKEAELLAI, from the coding sequence GTGATTACGGATGTCCTGTCCGACACCACTCAGCGCATGACCAAGGCCGTCGAGTCCGCGAAAGAGGACTTCGCCACCGTGCGTACGGGTCGCGCAAACCCCCAAATGTTCCAGAAGATCCTGGTCGACTACTACGGCACCCCGACCCCGCTGGGACAGCTCGCGTCGCTGCAGAACCAGGAAGCTCGCACGCTCCTGATCACGCCGTACGACAAGAGCGCCCTGCGCGACATCGAGAACGCCATCCGGGACACCCCGAACCTCGGTGCCAACCTCGGCAACGACGGTATCGTCATCCGGGCCTCGCTGCCCGAGCTGACGAACGACCGCCGCAAGGAGTACGTCAAGATCGTCAAGACCAAGGGTGAGGACGCCAAGGTGTCCGTGCGGAACCTCCGCCGCAAGGCCAAGGACGACCTCGACGCTCTCAAGAGCGAGGTCGGCGACGACGACGTGGCCCGCGCGGAGAAGGAACTCGAGCAGATCACCAAGACGCACATCGACCAGATCGACGACGCTCTCAAGCGCAAGGAAGCCGAGCTCCTCGCCATCTAG
- the pyrH gene encoding UMP kinase, which translates to MSDTGKKRRVLLKLSGEAFGAGSLGVNPDVISGLAREIAEAAQTVEIAIVVGGGNFFRGAELSQRGMDRGRADYMGMLGTVMNALALQDFLEQAGAETRVQSAIAMTQVAEPYIPRRAERHLEKGRVVIFGAGAGLPYFSTDTVAAQRALEIGAEVVLVAKNGVDGVYSDDPRTNPDAHKIHSITYQDALQRGLKVVDSTAFSLCMDNSMPMRVFGMAPHGNVTAAILGAELGTLVSN; encoded by the coding sequence ATGTCAGACACGGGTAAGAAGCGCAGGGTCCTCCTCAAGCTATCGGGCGAAGCATTCGGGGCCGGGAGCCTCGGCGTCAATCCCGACGTCATCAGCGGCCTGGCCCGCGAGATCGCCGAGGCGGCACAGACCGTCGAGATCGCGATCGTGGTCGGCGGCGGCAACTTCTTCCGTGGCGCCGAACTCTCTCAGCGCGGCATGGACCGCGGCCGCGCAGACTACATGGGCATGCTCGGTACCGTCATGAATGCCCTGGCCCTGCAGGACTTCCTCGAGCAGGCCGGCGCTGAGACCCGCGTCCAGTCCGCCATCGCCATGACCCAGGTGGCCGAGCCGTACATCCCGCGCCGCGCGGAGCGTCACCTCGAGAAGGGCCGCGTCGTCATTTTCGGCGCCGGCGCCGGACTGCCCTACTTCTCCACCGACACCGTCGCCGCCCAGCGTGCCCTGGAGATCGGCGCCGAGGTTGTGCTGGTCGCCAAGAACGGTGTCGACGGGGTCTACTCCGACGACCCTCGCACCAACCCCGACGCGCACAAGATCCACAGCATCACCTACCAGGATGCGCTCCAGCGCGGACTCAAGGTCGTCGACTCGACGGCCTTCAGCCTGTGCATGGACAACAGCATGCCCATGCGGGTATTCGGAATGGCGCCGCACGGAAACGTGACGGCCGCCATCCTGGGCGCCGAACTGGGAACCCTCGTCTCCAACTAG